AAAATCAATGCACCAATTGTTTTTACACTTAAAAATGTTAAACCCAACCAATCTATTTACTGTGGTTTTAAAGGCCTAAAATATGCAAAAAAAGCAAAAACTACTTTTAAAGGAAACATCGTTACAATTAGTATTACTCCTCCTACTAACAGCAAAGAACTCTATTTGATTATAGATAAAGAAGTTGTCTTAGAGTTTCTTCTAAAATAGATTTACTATATTTATAACAAAACAATTGCTTCATGAAAAAACTTGCTGTACTTTTTTTATTTATTTTTATAAATAAAAATCTATTTTCTCAAGATTTAGAAAAAGTTGACAAAATAATATCTTCTTATATGAAAGCTGAATCTGTTGAGGGATTAGCGAAAAGAATTGACTACGATTTTAAAACAGAAATAGAAAAAGTCAGAGCTATTTATACGTGGATCGCTTTAAACATAGACTACAATACACTTAAAAACAAAACATTAACACCTCCTAACTTTATAGTTCATACAACTAAATCTGATTTAAAAAGGGCTAGAGATCGAAAAGAAAGTCAATTAATTAATCAGGCATTTAAAAATAAAAGAGGAGTTTGTTACGAAAATGCTTTACTATTTAATAAACTATGCAACCTAATTAATCTAGAGAGTGAAATGATTTATGGTTATTCTAAATCATCAGTTAATTCTATAGGTATCATCCCTAAAAGTAAAAATCATGCTTGGAATGCTGTAAAAATCAAAGATAACTGGTTATTATTTGATGCTACTTATGGGGCTGGTTATATTTATAATAAAGTTTGGCAGAAAAAAATAGATCTAGCTTATTTTAATGTTAAAAAAGAAAAATTACGATTAACTCACTTTCCTTCTAGTAAATTCTGGAAACGTTACTTAAACCAAAAGCCTTTAAAAGAATTTTGTAATGAGCCTTTTTATCAAAATGCATTTTTTAAGTATAAAATTGGTCTTTTAAAACCTAATACAGGTAAGATAATTGTAAGCAACGATGATAGAATACACTTAAAAATTAAGAACCCTGAAGACATAACCAATATTAAGTATATATTTTCTGATGATGATAAAATTAGAATACCTGTAATTAAAAGCAAAAACTCTTTAACTGATATTTATTTTAAAAACCCTAAAAGAAACACCAACATTCATATATACATCGAAAATGAATTGGCTTTAGAATATAAAATTAAATTACATTAATTTGATATTCTAATCGTATAAGCTTCTAGTAAAACTGATACTAATATTTCTTCTTTAATTTCTTCTATCGTATAATAACGCAATGATTTGACAGCCTTTCTTTTTTCTATCACTAAAAATTCATTATACATTTTCAATGTTGTTTTAGAGTAAAAACCTACATCAATATAACCTTTTTTAGTGGCATTAAAGTAACATAAAGGCTTACCTTTTAAGTAATAGAAAGGAATTTTCCATTTATACAATAATTCTATTTCAGTAAAATTAGCTTCTATTAAAACCTGAAGATGCAATAAAATAGTTCTTAACGGCTCTTGCTGGTTTAATATGTATTCTTCTGCTGGTTTCATTCTCCTCCTTAAAAATTATTTTGGTATTGTAAAGTAAAAAATTGTTCCTTCTCCTAATTTACTCTTTAACCAAACTTTACCTCCCATTGTATTAATTATTTTTTTTACTAACGCCAAACCCATACCTATAGAATCCTTTTCTGTAATTATTTCTAACTTTTGAAATAATTTAAAAATTTTTTCAAAATACTTTTCTTCTATTCCAATACCATTATCTTCAATAGAAAATTGATAAAATTGATTAACCGTTTTATAACCTATACTGATCAATTTTTCTTCATTATCATTATACTTTATAGCATTTTGAACTAAGTTTTGGAACACCTGTAACAACTGATATTCAATACCTTTTACCTTTGGAAAAGTGTCTTTTAATAAGACTCTACATTTTGCTCTAGAATTGGCTTTTGCAATATTAGTTAACATTTTATTTAAGTCTATATCACAACTATAATTACCTTGTTTTTTTTGTAATGAATATTCTAAAATACCATTTACCAACAACTCCATTTGGTTACTTTGTTCTTTTATTAACTGTAAATTACTATTTATTTCTTCATTAAAAACACTTTTATGATCATCTAATAACCATTGTGTTATGGTATATACATTTCTTATTGGGGTTTTTAAATCATGAGATATAACGTATGCAAACTCTTCTAGTTCTTTATTTTTTTCTGTTAAAATATTTGTTCTCTCAAGCAAATCTTTAGTTCTTATTTTCACTTCTTCTTCTAACTTTATATTATTCTTAATTAGCTTTTTTTTATACGTTAGAGAATTATTTAAAATAATAAAAGAAAAAAAGAAAATAGTAGTCATTGATATTAGAATAGCTACTTCATCGATAGCTGGTACCTCTGAACTAAATAATCTAAAATAAATATGAAGTAAACATGTAGCAGAAAAAAAAATTATTAAAAAACGATCTTTAAGTAATAATACTGTACCAAAAACAGATACATAAGTTCCTAATAAATAATCTAAACTAAAATTATTAAAATAAGTCGTATATATTAAATAATGACCAAAAATAAATAGAGAAAAAAAAGTAATCCATCCATAATTTTCAAGTACTTTTTTATTTTTTGTAAAAGGCAATAAACCAACAATTAAAAATAAAAAGAATAGCACTTCTCTAGCTCCATAAATTTCAGTTGCGTTTGGGTTTACACTAAAAATTAAAATAGAGTACAAAAATAAGCCAGGACTCATCATAAGAAAAACAATACTTATGTTTTTAATTTCAAAATCTTCTAACTTACCAATACTTTTTAACATCTTAAAAATTATTTATTTAAAATTAACATACAAGATAAAAGTATATTATTAATATATACTTATAAAAGCTGTTTTTTACTTTAAAATACACTTTTTAGTTAATTAGTACCTAACATAATTTAGATGTATTTTACTCCCTTCTTATTTTTAATATTAAAAACTTATTATACACTCTAAGAGTTGTTTTTAAATAAATAAATTTTCCTTTATACGACAATTCAAACTTCAGTAAAATCAAGAAGTAATAAAATAGTTTTTAAGCACTCCTATGATTTTAATATCTATTCTCTACTAGTTTTATATAAAATTTAATTTGTAAAAATGAAATAAAACACTTTACTTTGCGTTTCAAAGTTCTTTATAAATGAATTCACAAGATTATTTAAAAGATATTTCAGAAATTAAAAACTTAATGAATAAATCATCTCGATTTATTTCATTGAGCGGTCTTTCGGGTATTTTAGCTGGTATTTACGCGTTAATTGGTGCTGCTTTTGCTTATTGGTTAGTAAATAATCATTCAAACGGTAAATTATTACTTGATGGCTGGGTGTTTCAACTTGCTTTTTTAGATTTATTACTTGTATTAATTCTAAGTATTGGTACTGCTATTTTTCTAACAACTAAAAAAGCGAATGAGCGTAGTATTAAAATATGGGATGCAACAACTAAACGATTATTAACAAGTTTTATGGTGCCTTTAATTGCTGGAGGAATTTATATTATTATTATTTTAAGTCAAGGCCGCTACGGACAAACAGGCGGATTAATGTTACTCTTTTATGGTTTAGCTTTAATAAATGCCTCTAAACACACTTTTGGAGACATAAAATATTTAGGATATATAGAAATTGCTCTTGGTCTTTTAGCTTCATACTTTATTGGTTATGGTTTTTGGTTTTGGGTAATTGGTTTTGGTGTTATGCATATAGTTTACGGTACTTTAATGTATTATAAATACGACAAAAAATAGTTTTGAAAAATATTATTCTAAATATTAATAAGGCTTTTGATCATAGAATCCGACTAGGAATAATGTCTGTTCTTATGGTTAATGAGTATGCTGAATTTACAACACTAAAAGAATTGTTAGGCGCTACTGATGGTAATTTAGCTAGCCATAGTAAAGCTTTAGAAAAAGTTGAATTTATTAGGGTAGAAAAACAGTTTATAGGCCGAAAACCAAATACGAGGTATTACGCAACAGACTTAGGTAAACAAGAATTTAAGAAACATATAGAGGCTTTAGAAAAGCTAATTAAAAATAAATAATATTTTTTTACATATCAACTTTGAAAAACAAAGTTCTTTTAAATAAACATACTATGGAAACATTAAACAAACAAAACGGAAGATTTGGAAAATGGGTTAAAACATCAATCACAGCACGAATGCTTATGGTTGGTTTCTTAATATTAATCTTATTAATTCCACTATCATTTATTAAAAGTTTAATTTATGAACGCATGAACAGACAGCAAGAAGTTGTTAAAGAAATAAATAAAAAATGGGGTAAAGAAGTTTTACTATATGGTCCTATTTTAAAAATACCTTACAAAACATATCATAAAAAATCAATTGTAAATCAAAAAACCAAAGAAGTGCAAACCGAAATGGTTGAAGAGATTAATTATGGTTATTTTTTCCCTAAAAAACTGGATGTAAATTCTACTATAAATCCTGAAGAAAAGAAACGTGGCATTTATAAAACAGCCGTTTACAACAGTAATATTAATATTTCGGGAAGCTTTACACAACCTGATTTTAGCGAAATGGATATTTCAAAAGAAGATATTCTTTGGAATAAAGCACGGTTAATAATAGAAACTTCAAACTTAAAAGGTGTTAATAGTTTGGTTGAAATTAAATTGAATAAGAATACATATTCTTTTA
This genomic stretch from Tenacibaculum sp. Bg11-29 harbors:
- a CDS encoding transglutaminase domain-containing protein — its product is MKKLAVLFLFIFINKNLFSQDLEKVDKIISSYMKAESVEGLAKRIDYDFKTEIEKVRAIYTWIALNIDYNTLKNKTLTPPNFIVHTTKSDLKRARDRKESQLINQAFKNKRGVCYENALLFNKLCNLINLESEMIYGYSKSSVNSIGIIPKSKNHAWNAVKIKDNWLLFDATYGAGYIYNKVWQKKIDLAYFNVKKEKLRLTHFPSSKFWKRYLNQKPLKEFCNEPFYQNAFFKYKIGLLKPNTGKIIVSNDDRIHLKIKNPEDITNIKYIFSDDDKIRIPVIKSKNSLTDIYFKNPKRNTNIHIYIENELALEYKIKLH
- a CDS encoding DUF1801 domain-containing protein; translation: MKPAEEYILNQQEPLRTILLHLQVLIEANFTEIELLYKWKIPFYYLKGKPLCYFNATKKGYIDVGFYSKTTLKMYNEFLVIEKRKAVKSLRYYTIEEIKEEILVSVLLEAYTIRISN
- a CDS encoding ATP-binding protein, whose product is MLKSIGKLEDFEIKNISIVFLMMSPGLFLYSILIFSVNPNATEIYGAREVLFFLFLIVGLLPFTKNKKVLENYGWITFFSLFIFGHYLIYTTYFNNFSLDYLLGTYVSVFGTVLLLKDRFLIIFFSATCLLHIYFRLFSSEVPAIDEVAILISMTTIFFFSFIILNNSLTYKKKLIKNNIKLEEEVKIRTKDLLERTNILTEKNKELEEFAYVISHDLKTPIRNVYTITQWLLDDHKSVFNEEINSNLQLIKEQSNQMELLVNGILEYSLQKKQGNYSCDIDLNKMLTNIAKANSRAKCRVLLKDTFPKVKGIEYQLLQVFQNLVQNAIKYNDNEEKLISIGYKTVNQFYQFSIEDNGIGIEEKYFEKIFKLFQKLEIITEKDSIGMGLALVKKIINTMGGKVWLKSKLGEGTIFYFTIPK
- a CDS encoding transcriptional regulator, with product MKNIILNINKAFDHRIRLGIMSVLMVNEYAEFTTLKELLGATDGNLASHSKALEKVEFIRVEKQFIGRKPNTRYYATDLGKQEFKKHIEALEKLIKNK